DNA from uncultured Campylobacter sp.:
TTAAGGGGCTTACTATCGTCGGCGTCATAATCGCCATCCTAGCGATCATCATCGTGCCGCTTCCTAGCGCGATCTTGGACTTTTTTCTTGCGCTTTCCATCTCTATCTCGGTGCTCATCATCCTGATCGCCGTTTACGTGCCAAAGCCTACCGACCTTAGCACGTTTCCGACGCTCATTCTCATTATCACGCTTTTTAGACTCTCGCTAAACATCGCCACCACGCGTATGATTTTGAGCGAAGGACACAACGGCCCCGATGCCGTAAGCGAGATAATCTCAAGCTTCGGGCAGTTCGTCGTAGGCGGCAACTACGTCATCGGCGTGATCGTATTTACGATCCTAGTGCTTATAAATTTCATGGTCGTTACCAAAGGCTCGACGCGCGTGAGTGAGGTGCAGGCGAGATTTACGCTCGATGCGATGCCTGGTAAGCAAATGGCGATAGACGCCGACCTAAACGCGGGCCTAATTGACGAAAAGACCGCAAGAGAGCGCCGCGAAGCCATCATAGGCGAGGCGAATTTCTATGGAGCAATGGACGGTTCGTCTAAATTTATCAAAGGCGATGCTGTCGCGGGCATCATCATTACTATCATAAACATCGTCGGCGGCTTTCTCATCGGTTCGTTTCAGTACGGCCTAGATATGGCTACCTCAGCGCAAAACTACACGATCCTAACGATCGGCGACGGTCTAGTAAGCCAGATCCCGGGCCTCATCACATCGACGGCTACGGCGATCATTATCACGCGAGCTAGCAAGGACGATGAAAATTTCGCCGAAGGCTCGCTAACGCAGCTGCTAGGCGAATATAAAACGCTTCTAATAGTCGGCTTTATACTATTTATCTTTGCTCTAGTTCCCGGACTTCCGACGCTATCTCTCGGATTTATTTCGCTTCTGTTTTTAAGTATGGGTTTTATAATGAAAGAAGTAAAAGAGGGCAAGATAAATTTGACCGCCAAGGCCCAAAGCATGAGCTCTGCACAAGGCGAGGAAGAGGGGCAGACCGCACCAAAACCTCCTAAAAAAAGCGAAGAAGAAATCGCCCGCGAAGAGGAAGCTAAGATAAACGACATCTTAAAGCTTGAAATTTTAGAACTTGATCTAGGTTACGGCCTGCTAAAGATCGCCGAGACCGATCTCATCGAGCGCATACGAGCGATGCGCCGAAATATCGCGGCACAGCTTGGTTTTTTGATGCCAAAGATCCGCATCCGCGACAATCTCCAACTACCGCCCAACGAATACCGCTTTAAGCTAAAAGGCGTCGTGATCGGGCAGGGGGAAATTTACGCGGATAAATTCCTTGCGATGGATAGCGGGCTGGTTAGCGACAACATCGAGGGCATCCCAACTAAAGAGCCCGCGTTTGGCCTTGATGCTTTATGGATCGATGCGAGCGTGAAGGAGGACGCGATACTAAGCGGCTACACGATCGTAGATCCCGCGAGCGTCATCTCCACGCACATGAGCGAGCTGATAAAACAAAACGCCGCAGAGCTCCTAACCCGCCAAGAGACGCAAAATTTGCTCGATAAGCTAAAATCGGAATACCCGGTCATCGTCGAGGATACGCTACGTATCGCGCCTATCGGAGTGATCCAAAAGGTGCTAAAAGCGCTGCTAAAAGACCACATCCCGATAAAAGATATGCTAAGCATCCTAGAGGCGCTAAGCGACATCGCCGAGGTTAGCAAGAACCTAGATATGATCGTCGAGCACGTTCGCACCGCGCTCGCTCGCGCTATCACTTCGCTTTACGTCGATGAGGGCGGGCGGCTAAATTTTTACGTGATGGAGCCTGCCGCGCAGCAAAAGCTGATCGACGCCGTGCAGTATAAAGACGGCGCGTATCACCTGATGATAAACGTCTCGCAAACGTCGGCGATCGTGCAGGCTCTGCGCGAGGCGAGGGCGAAGCGGCCGATCTCTGAGTACGGCTCGATGATACTTTGCGTGGAGCCTAGCTTGCGTAAATTTATCGCCGATATCTGCGCGAATTTCGCCATAGATATCACGGTGCTTAGCTTTGCCGAAGTCGCGGCAAATACGCCGTTTGAGACGCTAGGCACGATAGAAATATCAAATTTGTAAGGAATAAAATGACCATCCATCACCTCTCGCACACCGATCTGGACGGATACGGCGCGCAGGTAATAACGAATCACTATTTTAAAAACGTTAAATTTTATAACTCAAACTATGGCAAGGAGATCGACGAGAAATTTGATCAAATTTTGGCTCAAATTTCGGATAAAAACGCAGCCCAGACGCAGTCAAATTTAAGCGGCGAGCAAAATGCTAACTCGCAAAATGCGCCCGAAAATCGCGGCGAGGGCAAAGCGGCTAAAAATGACGAAAAAGCGCTCATCCTGATAACGGATCTAAATTTGACCGTGGAGCAGTGCGAAGCCTACGAGAAGGCGCTCGTAAATAAAAACGCTAAAATTTTGCTCCTCGATCACCACCAAAGCGGTGCCGAGTGCGCGAGCAAATTTGGCTGGTATTTTTTAGATAGCTCAAGGTGTGCAACCAAGATCACGCATGATTTTTTCGCTAAAATTTACGGCATAGATGCGAGCCTAAATCACTTTAGCGACGTCGTAAACGCAGTCGATATCTGGCTAAAAGACGACGTAAATTTTGAAATGGGCAAGGTCGGACTTGGGCTCGTCGCAAACGCAAAAGAGATAAACAAAACGATGTTTGAGGCTGAAAATTCGCGCTATCTTTTTTATCTTATCGAGCGCGCGCGGGAGTTTTTTGACGCGGGAGACGACTATGTCGGGCTTGACGAGGCGATTTTCGGTTTTAAAAAGGATTTTTTCAAAGAGAATAAAAACGATACGTTAAGCAATCTGATCTCAGCCTTCGTCGTAAAAAAACTAAGCGAGGAAAAAGAGAAATTTAGCATAAAATATAACGATCTTAACGGCATTTTGACTTACAATATCGGCAACACCTCGGTTATAGGCAATGATTTTTTAGTCGCGAACCCCGATATTGATTTTTTCATCGACGTTACGAGCAAAAAGACTCTGAGCTTTCGCGCTAACGGCAAAGTGGATGTGAGCCAGATGGCTAAAAACTTAGTCGGCGGCGGCGGACACGTGAACGCTAGCGGCGGGCTTTTTGCGGGCTTTAAGGATAGCTTTAGCTATGAAAACGTAAAAGCGCAGATAACCGATCTAATAACCAAAAAAACGATTTTACAAGGATAGAAAATGAAAGAAATAGAACCTACCGTAGACGAGCTAAGCTACGAGCTTTCGATGATGCTAGAGGCGATGCTGTATTATGCCGGCGTGAAAAAAGATAGGCTCGAGGACGCCGCTGAGACCTACATCGAGTGCATCGACGACGCGCTAGAAAACTCGGGTGCCGAGGGTGTGGACGAGGTGCTCGAAGTCGTCGAATACATGAAGAAAAAGCACGCTAAATTTTTCAAATGAAAACTCTAGCGCAAATTTTACTTTTTTCGGTTCTGGCGGCGATGCTGGGCGGTTGCGTGTTTTTAAACGATCGCGGCGTGACGACGAAGTACTACAACGAGTGCAAAGAGTACTACGACGCGACGGGCGTCTATCACAAAGAGTGCCCTAAAAACATCATCGACTGGACGGAGTGATGAGCTTAGAAGCGGCTAGAGCGGCGAAGGCTAGGGAGCTGGCGGGCAAAACCTACACGCCTTTGATACGCGAGGTAGAGGAGCTGGCGGCTAAATTTAAGGGACGCGAATTTGAGCTCAAATTTGACGATGTAGTCGAGATAAGCGCAAATTTAACCCCTGTAGAGTGCGAAGAGACGCTGCAAACGGCGCTAAATTTACGCTCGTGGCGCAAGGGGCCGTTTAAGATAGACGATATCTTGATAGATAGCGAGTGGAGGAGTTTTGTTAAATTTAACCTCCTCGCGCCGCACATGGATTTAGTAGACAAGGTCGTGGGCGATATCGGCTGCAACAACGGCTACTATCTCTTTCGTATGTCGCCCCAGCGCCCCAAAAAACTGATCGGCTTTGATCCCGGCGTTATGAGCTTTTTGCAGTTTAAATTTATCGATGCGTTCGCGCGATCTGGTATAGAGTACGAGCTGTTAGGCGTCGAGCACTTGCCGCACTACGGCGTCAAATTTGACGCGCTCTTTTGTCTTGGCGTGCTCTATCACAGAAGCGATCCGGTGCGTACGCTAAAAGAGCTAAAAGGCGCGCTAAATGCGGGCGGCGAGCTATTTTTGGACACGATGTATCTTGATATACAGGGCGATTTTGCCCTGAGTCCAAAAAATACATACTCAAAGATACCGAATATCTACTTCGTGCCGACCGTTAGCGCGCTTTTAAACTGGTGTGAGAGGGCGAATTTTAAAGATGCGCAAATTTTAGCCACAAAGCCGACGGACGCGCACGAGCAGCGAAAAACAGAGTGGATCTTGGGGCAGAGCTTGGGCGATTTCCTCGATCCTGCTGACCCTACGCGCACGGTAGAGGGCTATCCCGCGCCAAAACGGGTCTATCTAAAACTAAGCGTATAAAGGTAAAAAATGGACGAAAATATATATAAAGACAGCGGTAGCGAGGATACGATACTGCCTGAGGATGAAAACCCTTTCCGCAACGAGCTAAAAACCTCGCCGAATATAAAAACTAGCTTAAGCGGCACCGTGACAGAACTGGGTTCAAATCAAGCGAAAACGAATTTTTTTGCTAGCGAAGAGATGGCGTCTGACGCCGAAGGGCTTATTCACAGCGGCTTTGTTTTCTCGGCGGCTAGCTATGCGGCGATGGCTGCGGTAAACGAAACCTTTAGCGTCGTGATAGGGGCTAAGATACATTTTTTCGCCCCTACCAAGATCGGCGAAAACGTGGAATTTGATGCTAGGGCCCAGTTTAACGATAGCGCTAAACGCGAAGTAAGAGTGATCGGCAAAACGCGCGATATCAAGGTTTTTGAGGGTACGTTTCAAGTGGTTGTTTTAGAAGATCACGTATTTAAAATTTATAAAGCCAACGTCCAAAAACAAGCCGCCCAAAGACAAAGAAGCCGAGCAAAAGCCGAGGAAGAGGCACAAAACTCCTAATTTTGCTTAAATTTACGGTAAATTTAAGCAAAAGGCGCAGGTCAAATATGCATTTTTGCTTTATTGATTTTACGCATCCGTCGGTAAATCGCGGAGGAATGATTTAAATTCACGCTAACTTTAGAGTGGGGCGTTATAATTTTATCAAATTTGGCTTTGGGCTTTTTGCTGCGTTTGCTACTTGCAGACGAGCGCTTTTGAGAGGGATTTTTGTCGTACTCGTAGCTGCAAGCAGAGGAAATTTTATCCAGGGTAGGCTCCTGCCTAGCCTTGGTTAAATTTCTGCACGACTTTAAATTTGTCTTGCGATACTTTGCATTATCGCTTTACGTTTAAATTTGAAGCTAAATTTACAAATTTTGAGTTGCCAAGACCCGCACCTTGAAAATGTAAATTTAGAGTCGCTACGCGACAGCGCTAAATTTAATCTGCACGCAGTGCAGCAACATCTCACGCGCAGTGGGGATGGTGGGGGTTCTGCGTCTCTGCGCTAGCAGCCGCGAGCAGACCGTAGGTAGTTCTGCTCGCAGTTACGAGCCGCAGGCGAAGTAAAGCCCCTTCCGCCTACAAAAAAGAATTTGAAAATCTAACGCCTGATGACAAATTTTGGAGTTTAAAGACGCGGGTCTCGGTGCACAAAATGCAAAACCATCAAATTTGAAGTCAAATTTGCCCGAATCAAATTTAATCTAAAATTTAAGCCAAAAGGAGCGAAAATGCTTGGCAAAACGTTAAAAACAGTTGGAATAGTCGGCGCTTTGGCGCTATTTTTAGGTATATTTTTAAATTTACAAGGAGAACAGATGAATCATAAAACAAAGGAGCCTGCGGCCGCGAACAAAACGATCGTGCTAGCGGGCGGGTGCTTTTGGGGCACGGAGGCCTATCTCAAGCAGCTTCCCGGCGTGGTGAGCACCTACACGGGCTACGCAAACTCAAAGGTGCCAAACCCTAGCTACGAGCAGGTCTGTACGGGCGACACGAACGCCGCCGAGGCCGTCTGGGTCGAATACGACGAGTACGTGATCGACCTGCCGCATTTGCTCAAATTTTACTTTAACACCATCGATCCCACCAGCCTAAACAAACAAGGCGGCGACCGCGGCACGCAGTACCGCACGGGCATTTACTACACCGATGCGGCAGACGAGCCGGCGATCAGAGCCTTTATCGCCGAACAGCAAAAAAACTACAAAGCGCCCATCGTAACAGAGGTCGCGCCGCTAGAAAATATCTACAAAGCCGAGGAGTATCACCAGGACTATCTGGACAAAAACCCGCACGGCTACTGCCACGTGACCTTTGAGAGCCTGCCTAAAAAGGGCGAAATTTTGAGCGATAAAAAGCGAGATATGAAGCAAAATTTGCAAAACTACAAAAACAAAGACGACGCAACGCTAAAAAATGAACTAAGCGCCATCTCCTACGACGTCGTAAAGCACGCCGCGACCGAGCGACCGCACAGTAGCGAGCTAAACGACGAGGAGCGTATCGGTATCTACGTCGATATCACTAACGGTCAGCCGCTTTTTAGCTCGTACGATAAATTTGATGCGGGCTGCGGTTGGCCGAGCTTTACTAAGCCGATCGACGCGAGCCTAATCGCCGAAAAGTCCGATCTATCGCACGGCATGGTGCGCACCGAGGTCAAGACTGCGATGTCGGACTCGCACTTGGGGCACGTATTTGACGACGGTCCGAGCGACAAAGGAGGGCTAAGATACTGCATAAACGGCGCTGCGCTTAGGTTTGTGCCAAAGGAGGAAATGGAGAAGGAAGGGTATGGGTATTTGATACCGTATCTCGACGCACAGTATTCTAAAAAATAACGGCTCGTTTTTTTCCTTTATACGTCGTTGGAAATTTTGCCGAAGCTCGGTTACGTATTTCGTATACGCGCCCTCGCTCGGCTTATTTCCGCCTCGTCTAAAGAAAAAATACTTCACCTTAACTCTTTAGGCTCAAAGTTGGAGTCAAATTCGGTTAAATTCGCAAATTTGGCTTTAAATTTTACCCGCCGAGACCCGCATCTTGAAAACTCAAATTTAAAATTTGCGACGCTTTGCGTAAGCAAAGCCATGTCGCCACCTCTAACGTGCAGTGGGGTTGGTGGGGGTTTGGGGGCGGAAGGGGCGACGCTCTACTTCGCTTCGCTCGTAGCTGCAAGCAGACCGTAAGTAGAAACCACTTCCGCCACCCAAGAAAAAGAGAAAGGCGGATACAAAAGGGAGCTCTTTTGCTTCGGCTTTGCCTCGCCTTGTGCTTAGCTGCACTTCGTTTGTTACTGTT
Protein-coding regions in this window:
- a CDS encoding 3'-to-5' oligoribonuclease B produces the protein MTIHHLSHTDLDGYGAQVITNHYFKNVKFYNSNYGKEIDEKFDQILAQISDKNAAQTQSNLSGEQNANSQNAPENRGEGKAAKNDEKALILITDLNLTVEQCEAYEKALVNKNAKILLLDHHQSGAECASKFGWYFLDSSRCATKITHDFFAKIYGIDASLNHFSDVVNAVDIWLKDDVNFEMGKVGLGLVANAKEINKTMFEAENSRYLFYLIERAREFFDAGDDYVGLDEAIFGFKKDFFKENKNDTLSNLISAFVVKKLSEEKEKFSIKYNDLNGILTYNIGNTSVIGNDFLVANPDIDFFIDVTSKKTLSFRANGKVDVSQMAKNLVGGGGHVNASGGLFAGFKDSFSYENVKAQITDLITKKTILQG
- a CDS encoding PaaI family thioesterase yields the protein MDENIYKDSGSEDTILPEDENPFRNELKTSPNIKTSLSGTVTELGSNQAKTNFFASEEMASDAEGLIHSGFVFSAASYAAMAAVNETFSVVIGAKIHFFAPTKIGENVEFDARAQFNDSAKREVRVIGKTRDIKVFEGTFQVVVLEDHVFKIYKANVQKQAAQRQRSRAKAEEEAQNS
- the flhA gene encoding flagellar biosynthesis protein FlhA, whose translation is MAKQKRNILTLVAPFLEPIVRFKGLTIVGVIIAILAIIIVPLPSAILDFFLALSISISVLIILIAVYVPKPTDLSTFPTLILIITLFRLSLNIATTRMILSEGHNGPDAVSEIISSFGQFVVGGNYVIGVIVFTILVLINFMVVTKGSTRVSEVQARFTLDAMPGKQMAIDADLNAGLIDEKTARERREAIIGEANFYGAMDGSSKFIKGDAVAGIIITIINIVGGFLIGSFQYGLDMATSAQNYTILTIGDGLVSQIPGLITSTATAIIITRASKDDENFAEGSLTQLLGEYKTLLIVGFILFIFALVPGLPTLSLGFISLLFLSMGFIMKEVKEGKINLTAKAQSMSSAQGEEEGQTAPKPPKKSEEEIAREEEAKINDILKLEILELDLGYGLLKIAETDLIERIRAMRRNIAAQLGFLMPKIRIRDNLQLPPNEYRFKLKGVVIGQGEIYADKFLAMDSGLVSDNIEGIPTKEPAFGLDALWIDASVKEDAILSGYTIVDPASVISTHMSELIKQNAAELLTRQETQNLLDKLKSEYPVIVEDTLRIAPIGVIQKVLKALLKDHIPIKDMLSILEALSDIAEVSKNLDMIVEHVRTALARAITSLYVDEGGRLNFYVMEPAAQQKLIDAVQYKDGAYHLMINVSQTSAIVQALREARAKRPISEYGSMILCVEPSLRKFIADICANFAIDITVLSFAEVAANTPFETLGTIEISNL
- the msrA gene encoding peptide-methionine (S)-S-oxide reductase MsrA encodes the protein MLGKTLKTVGIVGALALFLGIFLNLQGEQMNHKTKEPAAANKTIVLAGGCFWGTEAYLKQLPGVVSTYTGYANSKVPNPSYEQVCTGDTNAAEAVWVEYDEYVIDLPHLLKFYFNTIDPTSLNKQGGDRGTQYRTGIYYTDAADEPAIRAFIAEQQKNYKAPIVTEVAPLENIYKAEEYHQDYLDKNPHGYCHVTFESLPKKGEILSDKKRDMKQNLQNYKNKDDATLKNELSAISYDVVKHAATERPHSSELNDEERIGIYVDITNGQPLFSSYDKFDAGCGWPSFTKPIDASLIAEKSDLSHGMVRTEVKTAMSDSHLGHVFDDGPSDKGGLRYCINGAALRFVPKEEMEKEGYGYLIPYLDAQYSKK
- the cmoB gene encoding tRNA 5-methoxyuridine(34)/uridine 5-oxyacetic acid(34) synthase CmoB encodes the protein MSLEAARAAKARELAGKTYTPLIREVEELAAKFKGREFELKFDDVVEISANLTPVECEETLQTALNLRSWRKGPFKIDDILIDSEWRSFVKFNLLAPHMDLVDKVVGDIGCNNGYYLFRMSPQRPKKLIGFDPGVMSFLQFKFIDAFARSGIEYELLGVEHLPHYGVKFDALFCLGVLYHRSDPVRTLKELKGALNAGGELFLDTMYLDIQGDFALSPKNTYSKIPNIYFVPTVSALLNWCERANFKDAQILATKPTDAHEQRKTEWILGQSLGDFLDPADPTRTVEGYPAPKRVYLKLSV